The following proteins are encoded in a genomic region of Synechococcus sp. ROS8604:
- the rsmG gene encoding 16S rRNA (guanine(527)-N(7))-methyltransferase RsmG, with protein sequence MPEANSFSDAGPDLWECLGWQPNDTQLSQLKELQALLRHWNSRVNLTRLVENEEFWIAQVFDSLWPLEKELRTPDLTRRCIDVGTGGGFPGLAVAIALPGTTLTLVDSVGRKTAAVEAMANALGLGKRVDVRTERVEVTGQERACRGTFDLAMARAVATPPVVAEYLVPLLSLQGQALLYRGHWSDDDKTNLKRALVPLKAKLADCKQINLPAGRGLRTLIRIEPLAPCPKSYPRPVGLPSRLPLGTQADDKRS encoded by the coding sequence ATGCCAGAAGCAAACAGCTTTTCTGATGCCGGGCCTGACCTATGGGAGTGTCTGGGCTGGCAACCCAATGACACCCAGCTCTCACAACTCAAAGAGCTACAAGCCCTGCTGCGCCATTGGAACAGCAGGGTGAATCTCACCCGTTTAGTGGAGAACGAAGAGTTCTGGATCGCCCAGGTCTTTGACAGCCTTTGGCCTCTTGAGAAGGAGCTACGCACCCCCGATCTGACCCGTCGCTGCATCGATGTGGGAACGGGAGGTGGGTTCCCTGGACTGGCTGTTGCCATCGCCCTACCTGGGACCACGCTCACCCTTGTTGATTCCGTCGGCCGCAAAACTGCAGCGGTGGAAGCCATGGCCAACGCGCTTGGCTTAGGAAAGCGCGTGGACGTGCGCACCGAGCGCGTAGAGGTGACCGGTCAGGAGCGGGCTTGTCGTGGGACGTTCGATTTAGCGATGGCCAGAGCCGTCGCCACACCCCCGGTGGTAGCCGAGTATCTCGTGCCCCTTTTGAGCCTTCAAGGCCAGGCGCTGCTCTATCGCGGCCATTGGAGCGACGACGACAAAACAAACCTCAAACGAGCCTTGGTTCCACTCAAAGCCAAACTTGCCGACTGCAAGCAAATCAACCTGCCAGCCGGTCGGGGGCTGCGCACATTGATTCGAATTGAGCCCTTGGCACCTTGCCCCAAGAGCTATCCCCGACCCGTTGGACTACCCAGCCGTCTTCCCCTCGGGACTCAGGCTGACGACAAGCGTTCCTGA
- a CDS encoding DUF1257 domain-containing protein — MSHFSTVKTELRQRDSLVSALEDLGYEPKQGGHSVRGYRGQTVEAELSVTVQDSADFGFVWNEANGAYEFVTDLDLWRQSMPVERFLSRLTQRYALNTVLKASLTEGFAVAEQRDCQDGSIELVVTRWDA, encoded by the coding sequence ATGTCCCATTTCAGTACTGTCAAAACCGAACTTCGCCAGCGGGATTCTTTGGTCTCCGCTCTTGAAGATCTTGGTTATGAGCCCAAACAGGGAGGCCATTCCGTTCGCGGATATCGCGGCCAAACCGTGGAGGCTGAGCTATCGGTGACCGTTCAGGACTCTGCTGATTTTGGGTTCGTTTGGAACGAAGCCAACGGTGCCTATGAGTTCGTGACCGATCTGGATTTGTGGCGCCAGTCCATGCCAGTTGAGAGATTTTTGTCTCGTCTCACCCAGCGCTATGCCCTCAACACGGTGTTGAAGGCTTCCCTCACCGAGGGCTTCGCTGTTGCCGAGCAGCGTGATTGCCAGGACGGATCCATTGAACTTGTCGTGACCCGTTGGGATGCCTGA
- a CDS encoding aldo/keto reductase: protein MSSLAFPALPTRRFGRTELAMPVLSLGGMRFQQSWSDLEANGITQESQRTVEVTLRRAVELGFHHLETARHYGSSERQLGWALPLAPDPDRILQTKVPPREDPAVFEAELELSLERLNVQRIELLAIHGINRLDHLEQTLRPGGCMEVVRRWQREGRIDHVGFSTHGETSVIEAAINSDAFDYVNLHWYYIRQDNDPALNAAQRHDMGVFIISPTDKGGHLHTPSLLLKQLCAPLHPIVFNDLFCLRDPRVHTISVGASRPGDLDLHLEAVGQLDSAEALIAPIQDRLHAQALRALGEPWLMTWREGLPHWKDTPGGINLPVLLWLHNLMEAWDLESYAQARYGILGHAGHWAPGANADAFDQEVSESELRSVLNQSPWAETIPGILRGLKERVGGVPQERLSSA, encoded by the coding sequence ATGTCATCCCTGGCTTTCCCGGCTTTGCCAACACGACGCTTTGGTCGCACAGAGCTGGCGATGCCCGTTTTGTCCCTGGGCGGCATGCGTTTTCAGCAAAGCTGGTCGGATCTTGAGGCGAACGGGATTACTCAGGAGTCTCAACGCACGGTGGAGGTCACCCTCCGCCGTGCGGTAGAGCTTGGGTTTCACCATCTAGAAACCGCGCGTCATTACGGCAGCTCCGAACGACAACTGGGCTGGGCCCTTCCCCTTGCCCCTGATCCAGATCGCATCCTTCAAACCAAGGTGCCGCCCAGGGAGGACCCTGCGGTGTTTGAAGCCGAGCTTGAACTCAGCCTGGAGCGCTTAAACGTTCAGCGCATTGAGTTGCTGGCCATCCATGGCATCAACCGCTTGGATCATCTGGAGCAAACGCTGCGACCAGGGGGCTGTATGGAGGTGGTCCGCCGCTGGCAGCGAGAGGGCCGGATCGACCATGTGGGCTTCTCGACCCATGGCGAAACCAGTGTCATCGAAGCTGCGATCAACTCCGATGCCTTCGATTACGTGAACTTGCATTGGTATTACATCCGGCAAGACAACGACCCCGCGTTGAACGCAGCTCAACGTCACGACATGGGCGTGTTCATCATTAGCCCCACCGATAAAGGTGGCCATCTGCATACCCCTTCGCTGCTGTTGAAGCAGCTCTGCGCTCCCCTGCACCCGATCGTGTTTAACGATCTGTTCTGCCTGCGTGATCCCCGCGTTCACACCATCAGTGTTGGCGCATCCAGGCCGGGTGATCTTGATCTTCATCTTGAAGCTGTGGGGCAACTCGATAGCGCTGAAGCGCTGATCGCTCCGATTCAAGACCGTTTGCATGCGCAAGCTCTGCGGGCTCTTGGTGAGCCTTGGCTGATGACCTGGCGTGAGGGGTTGCCCCATTGGAAAGACACGCCAGGGGGGATCAACCTCCCTGTGTTGCTCTGGCTCCACAATTTGATGGAAGCGTGGGATTTAGAGAGTTATGCCCAGGCGCGTTATGGAATTCTTGGTCATGCAGGACATTGGGCTCCTGGTGCGAACGCCGATGCTTTTGATCAGGAGGTCAGCGAGAGTGAGCTCCGATCTGTTTTGAACCAAAGCCCCTGGGCTGAAACGATCCCAGGCATCCTTAGGGGGTTAAAGGAACGGGTGGGCGGCGTTCCTCAGGAACGCTTGTCGTCAGCCTGA
- a CDS encoding DUF2997 domain-containing protein, which produces MPERTLRFRIRPDGRVEEQVEGVEGDACLQLTERLESVLGTVERRQPTSDAYVTTQTQSQSQSQSQSQSQSQSQFVEPS; this is translated from the coding sequence ATGCCTGAGCGCACGCTTCGTTTCCGAATTCGTCCGGATGGCCGCGTCGAGGAGCAGGTGGAAGGCGTTGAAGGCGACGCTTGTCTGCAACTGACGGAACGGTTGGAATCAGTTTTAGGCACGGTGGAACGCCGTCAGCCAACGTCTGATGCCTACGTCACAACCCAAACCCAGTCCCAGTCCCAGTCCCAGTCCCAGTCCCAGTCCCAGTCCCAGTCCCAGTTCGTAGAGCCCTCCTGA
- a CDS encoding ferredoxin: MPDLQRAGGQSVNDPSGNPAAAYSASSLEEDLQSTGMEPVLGGALAEKAVWVDEAVCIGCRYCAHVACNTFIIEPNLGRSRAVRQDGDSSARIQEAIETCPVDCIHWVAFDDLKGLQAQLDSQELLPLGLPSPARPRRILPRQSQD, encoded by the coding sequence ATGCCTGATTTGCAGCGGGCGGGCGGGCAATCCGTGAACGACCCCTCCGGTAATCCCGCTGCTGCTTACAGCGCGTCCTCCCTTGAGGAGGATCTGCAATCCACCGGCATGGAACCCGTACTGGGTGGTGCCCTTGCCGAAAAAGCCGTTTGGGTGGACGAGGCTGTCTGCATTGGTTGCAGGTACTGCGCTCATGTGGCCTGCAACACCTTCATCATTGAGCCGAATTTGGGGCGCTCCCGTGCGGTTCGCCAGGACGGGGACAGTTCTGCGCGCATTCAAGAGGCGATTGAAACCTGCCCTGTGGACTGCATTCACTGGGTTGCCTTTGATGACCTCAAGGGCCTCCAAGCGCAGCTGGATTCTCAGGAGCTTCTTCCCCTAGGTCTTCCCTCACCGGCTCGTCCAAGACGGATTCTTCCTCGGCAGTCTCAAGACTGA
- a CDS encoding J domain-containing protein produces MSASTHYERLGVGRGVDAETLRRAFRRLSKSVHPDTTTLPAAEAARQFQLLREAYDQLADPSLRRLYDAQLIQQDQLWQQQHAPLPSPAVSSATAIGERRPLSGGEWLSLLMLLGALLLCLSLGVGVAWSRGMELQVQPSWLVAEQTQDEPLIKEVLDGVDASSRNSFESALAPSS; encoded by the coding sequence ATGTCGGCCTCGACCCATTACGAACGGTTGGGAGTCGGCCGTGGAGTCGACGCCGAGACGCTACGTCGCGCCTTTCGACGGCTCAGTAAGTCGGTTCATCCCGACACCACGACCTTGCCGGCCGCGGAAGCAGCGCGCCAATTTCAGCTGTTGCGTGAGGCCTATGACCAGTTGGCGGATCCCTCGTTGCGGCGGCTCTATGACGCTCAATTAATCCAGCAGGATCAGCTCTGGCAACAGCAGCACGCTCCGCTGCCATCCCCAGCCGTGTCTTCTGCAACGGCGATTGGTGAGCGGCGACCCCTTTCAGGTGGGGAGTGGTTGTCGCTGTTGATGTTGCTCGGGGCCTTGCTTTTGTGCCTATCGCTGGGAGTTGGGGTCGCCTGGAGTCGGGGCATGGAGCTTCAGGTTCAGCCCAGTTGGCTGGTGGCCGAGCAGACTCAAGACGAGCCGTTGATTAAGGAAGTCCTTGATGGTGTCGATGCCTCCAGCCGAAACTCCTTTGAATCAGCACTCGCTCCAAGCTCTTGA